The region ATGAAGCTTGATCTGGGGTGTGGTCCCAAGAAGAAGGAAGGATTCATTGGCGTCGACCGGCTGGCGATGCCGGGTGTCGATACGCTCTGCGATCTGCGCGTATTGCCGTGGCCATGGGCCGACAACAGCGTGGATCAGGTGCATTGCGCGCATTTCGTCGAGCATCTCACGGGAATCGAGCGCATCGCGTTCTTCAACGAGCTCGGTCGCGTCATGAAGCCCGGCGCGACGGCGGAAATCATCACGCCTGACTGGTCGAACCCCAGTGCCTATGGCGACCCGACGCATCAATGGCCGCCGATGTCGCGGTGGTATGTGGCCTATCTCGACAAACAATGGCGCGACAAAGAGGCGCCACACGTGCCATACACCTGCGATTTCGTGAGCCGCTGCGCGTTTACGACCGAAGAGTGGTTGCGCAAAGAGAGCGAAGAGGCGAAGAAGTTTGCCATCGCCCATTACCTTGGTGCCGCGCATGAATTGAGGGTGACGTTGACGAAGCGGGCGCCGGGCTAATTTTGTATTGAATAATTCAGCATCACCGGCTTACCCGCCCGCCGCACTTCGGCACGGATGCTGGTGAGCGAATTGAATTGTGCGTACATGCGCACCAGGTCGCCCTGCGAATTGATCGGCTGGCCGTTGATGCTGGTGATGATGTCGCCGGGTTGCAGGCCCAGCTTGTTTGAAAGCGAACCGGATGGCGCGTCTTCCACGCGTACACCGCCGCTCGGCGCGGGGCCAACCCGGCCGAGAAAATTCATTTGCCGCGGATCCTGCAGTACGGTGTTCAATTCCTGGCGGGAAAGTGAAAACGCATTGGTACCGGTGGTAGCGATGTTGAGGCGAAAACTGGTGACGGCGGGCTGCCCAGCGATGGTGCCGGGGCGCGGCGCCGCGACGAAACGCTCGAGGTCGATACGCTCACGCGCGCCGTTGCGATGGATGATGATGAAATCCGGGTGCACATCTACCAGTTTCACACCGGGCGCCAATTCCTGATTAAGAAGTACGCTCTGGTCCCTGCCGCCAAGATTGACGACGGCCGCCGAGAGCGTCTTGCCATCGACGGCGTAAACGCCCTTCAATCGCACGCCGCCGTTTACAACCGGCGAACCGGTACTGACGGTGGCTCCTTCGCGATCGCCGAACAGTTGCCGGCCGAGGGAGAGCGGGACCGGCGCGACCGCGGGGGTGGCATTGACGACCAGGCCTTTCCACGAGGGCACCACCATCTGCCAGGTCCACCACGCCAGTTGCAGGCCGAGCGCCATCAACAGCAGCACCGTCAGCGTGTTCGCCAGCCATTGCAGGATGCGTGGATTCATTTTTTCAGGTTCTGCGGCAGTTTGGAGAGGTCGATATCGAGATAGCGCCACGGCTCATGCGCGAACGGATGCTTCCGGTAGCCCAGCAGCCACGGCTGGATGAGAATGGTGCCTTGTTTCAGCGTATTCACCCGCCATGGATTGTAAACCCACAGCTGTCGCACCATGCGGCCGTACAAGGCGGTGCGCTCGGGCGAATCCGGCATGATTTTGATGCGCTCATAGAGCTGATCGAATTCAGGCAACGCGAACATCGAATAGTTGGTGCCGCCAATACTCCTGCTCCAGAACAGTTGCAGGAAATTCTCGCCGTCCGGGTAATCGGCGATCCAGCCGTAGCTCATCATCTGCACCCGGCCGTTTTGCGCCTGTTTTCGCAGTTCAGGCATCTTTTCCACTTTGTCGAACGTCATGCGGATGCCGATGTTGTCCATCGCCCGGCGCCACAGTTCGTTGCGGCTGCGTGCACGCTGGTCGGGCGTGGTGGCCTGGTCGATGGTGAGGGGAGAACCATCCGGCATGTCGCGCCAGCCGTCGCCATCCTTGTCGACGTAACCGTACATGTCCAGCAGCGCCTTGGCCTTGGCCGGGTTGTACTCAAGCGTCGGCGTGCGCTCATCGACGAATCCCGCCATGCCTTCGGCGATTGGGCTCCAGGCTTTCAATGCCTGGCTCTTTTCAACGATGCTGATTTCCTCTTCCACCGGATAGGCTATCGAAATCGCACGCCGCAAGGCAATCCGGTCCGCAGAATAACCGCCAACCACGTTCGGCTTGCCGTCGATGGTCTCGTTCATGTTGAACGTGGTGTACGTGATCCACGCGATTTCTTCGGGGCGCACGGTGATGCCGCGCCTGGCCAGTTGAGGCGCGAGCTTGCCGCCGGGCATCGCGGTATCGATGAACGGCGTGGGCACCGGGCGGATGTAGTCGTAGTCGTTGTTCAGGAACGCGAGCCAGCGCGGCTGCTCTTCCTCGACCGGATAGATCTCGATCCGGCCGACCAGCGGGATGCGTTTGCCCTTGAGATGGTCGATGATCGCCTGATCGCGCGGATCGCCATTGCCGATGCTTGTGAAATAGTCCTCGCGAAAATCCGGATTTGCCTCCAGCACCACGCGTGACGCGCGCCGCCAGTCCTTCAACCTATACGGACCACTGCCGACCGGGTGCTCGGCGAAACTGGCGCCGTAGAATTCGACGACTTCGCGCGCCACGGCTGACGTAGGTGGCATGGTGAGGATGTAGTTGAGGTTATAGTCCGGCGCGGTCAGTCGAATGATGAGGGTGTAGGGGTCGGGCGCTTCCAGCCCCGGGATCGGCTTGTCGTAATCGAACTTGCCGGTCTTCTTCGCCTCTGCCACCAGCTCGTTGCCGCCCTGCAATTTGCCGTCGAACAGGAATTGCCACTGCGCGCGCAGTTTCGGATCAAGCATGCGCTTGATGCTGTACACATAGTCGCTCGCAACCAGCTCGCGCTTTCTGCCCTTGAACGCCGGATCATCGGTGAAGTAAATGCCGCGCTTCAGTTTGAGGGTGTAGGTCTTGCCATCGGCGGAAATATCCGGAAGCGCCACGGCGGCGCGCGGTTGCAGCTTGATCGGTCGCGCAAGGAGATCGTATTGCAGCAGCGCATCGAAAATGTTGTCGCAGAGCTCACCCGTGAATTCGTCGGATTCCACCACGCAATCGAATCCCTTTTCCGCGGACTGCACCGGCGTACGCACGACTTTGTTCAGGTCGGCCGCGTGGAGATTGGCGTCAGCGGCTAAAATGCCCAGCACCAGCAACAGCAGGACGGCGCGCCGCAGCATCGTCAGTGCAGGATCCGCGACACGCCTTGCTCTTCCGCCGTCGTCCCTTGCGGCGACAGCGAGCCATGATGCATTATCATGCGCCAGCCGTTGGGCGTCAGCATGTACACATTGGTGGCCAGCACCGGCGCCACTGCCGCTGGCTGTCCGGGCGCCACGAACGTTTCATAGACACTATGGATGGCAAGCGTCTGCCCTTCGTGTTTGCGAAGCTCGCTGACTTTCAAGTTCGCATTCGGTCCGTGCGAGAAAATTTCCGTGAAACTCTCGCGGATGGCCGTCAGGCCCGCCAGGCGCGAACCCTGTGGGTGAATGCACACCACCCCCGGCTCGTCGGCCCATACGGCCATCATGAGATTCAGATCCGCCCGTTCGAAGGCGTTGTAAAACGCCGCTTCGCAGTCGGACGGTGTGGGGAATAATTTGAGGGTCTTTTTAGCCATGCGCGATGATAGCGCGTTCGCCTGGCGTATTAACAATCCCCCCAAGCAATCCCGCGCTTTTGGCGTAAACTTTCCGGCTTGCGCGTGGCCAGCCACGATTGCATTTGCCCGCCGATTCCTTTCTCACGGAGAAAATCATGATCCGTTTTACCGTCAATGGCGAACGCCTTGAAACCGATGTCGCCGCGGATACGCCGCTGTTGTGGTTCCTGCGTGACAACCTGCAACTGACCGGCACCAAATACGGTTGCGGAATAGCCTTGTGCGGGTCGTGCACGGTGCATGTGAATGGGGAACCGGTTCGCGCCTGCGTAACGCCCCTCTCCGCGCTGGAGGGCAAGCGCGTGACGACCATTGAGGAGATTGGCAAGACCCCGGTCGGAAAGAAAGTGCAGGACGCGTGGCTTGCCGAGGATGTGGTGCAGTGCGGCTATTGCCAGTCGGGCCAGATAATGGCCGCGGCGGCGTTGCTCACCAAGACCAAATCGCCCAGCGACAAAGAGATCGATGAAGCCATGAATGGCGTCATCTGCCGCTGCGGCACGTACAACCGCATTCGCGCGGCGATCAAGGTGGCCGCGGGTCCCGCATTCGCGCCGGTCAAGCCTGCCGTCAAGGTCAAGGCATAGGGAGAAATCATGAAACAACTCGCACAACCGAAAAACACCACGCGCCGCCAATTCCTCAAGGCTTCCACCGCCGCAACCGGCGGCCTGGTGATCGGCTTCAATCTTGCGGGCGGTAACAAGTTTGCCCGCGCGCAGGCGCCGCAACCGGTCAATCTGAACGTGCCGAATGCCTTCCTGCGCATCGCCAAGGATGGCTCGGTCACGGTGCAAGTCAAACACCTCGAATTCGGCCAGGGTGTGATGACCTCGCTGCCGATGCTGGTGGCGGAAGAACTCGAATGCGACTGGACCAAGGTGCGTGCGGAACTGGCGCCGGCCGCACCCGTATACGCGCATACCGCGTTCGGCATGCAGGCCACGGGCGGCTCGTCGTCGGTGGTGAATTCGTGGGAACAGTTGCGCACCGTGGGCGCGATGGCGCGGACCATGCTTATCGCCGCCGCAGCAAAGCAGTGGAAGGTCGATCCCGCAAAATGCCGTGCGGAAAAGGGCGTCGTGATCGGCCCGGCCGGAAAGAAAGCCACTTACGGCGCACTGGCGGAAGCTGCCAACGCCACGAAGGTGCCAGAAAAAGTCGCGCTCAAGGACGCGAAGGATTTCAAAATCATCGGCAAGCCCACGCGCCGCATCGATGCCGCCACCAAGGTCAACGGCGCCGCCAAATACGGCCTCGACCTGACGCGCAAGCAGTTGCCCAATCTGCATACCGCGCTCGTCAAGCATCCGCCGGTATTCGGCGCGCGCGTCGGCAAAATCGATGCGTCGAAGGTCACCGGCATTCCCGGCGTGACGCACGTGGTGCAGGTCTCGAATGGCGTCGCGGTGGTCGCGAAGAATTTCTGGGCCGCCAAACTCGGTCGCGATGCGCTGGTGGTCGAATGGAAAATGGAAGATGGCAGCAAGGTCAGCACGGCGGACTTGAAGAAATCTTATCGCGACCTGGCCGCGACACCTGGGCCGGTGGCGAAGGCCGGCAACGTCGAGGCACTCAAGACCGCCGCGAAAACGGTGAGCGCGGAATACGATGTGCCGTTCCTGGCGCACGCGCCGATGGAACCTCTCAATTGCACCGTGGAGCTGAAAGCAGGCAGTTGCGAAATCTGGGTCGGCTCGCAATTCCAGACCGTGGACCAGGGTGCCGCGGCGAAGGTCGCGGGCCTCAAGCCCGAGCAGGTAAAGCTCAATACCTTGATCGCCGGTGGCGGGTTCGGCCGACGTGGCAACCCCGTATCCGACTACGTCATCGAAGCGGTGGAAATCGCCAAGGACGCCAAGGTGCCGGTGAAAACGGTGTGGACGCGCGAAGACGACATCAAGGGTGGCTACTACCGCCCGCAGTACATGCACAAAGTCACCGCCGGCCTTGACGCCAATGGAAAAATTGCGGCATGGAACCACGTCATCGTCGGCCAGTCGATCGCGGCGGGCACGCCGTTCGAAGGGTTCATGATCAAGAACGGCGTCGATGACACTACCGTGGAAGGTGTCGCCGATACCCCGTACGACATTCCCAACATGCATGTCGTTTCGCATACCACCAAGTCGGCCGTGCCGGTGCTGTGGCTGCGTTCGGTCGGTCATACGCACACTGCATTCGTCATGGAAACCATGATGGACGATCTCGCCAAGGCCGCCGGCAAGGACCCGGTCGCGTTCCGTCGTGAATACCTAGGCAAACATCCGCGCGTCTTGAAAGTACTGGAAATGGCCGCGGAAAAAGCGGGCTGGGGCGGGCCGGTGCCGAGTGGTGTCGGGCGCGGCATCGCGGTGCATGAAAGTTTCGGCAGCGTATGTGCGCACGTCGTGGATGTGAGCATCGACAAGGGCCAGATCAAGGTGCTGCGCGTGGTGTCGGTGATCGATTGCGGCCTGGTAGTGAATCCGCTCACCGTTACCGCGCAGGTCGAAAGCGCGATGGTGTACGGCCTGTCGGCAGCGCTCTACGGCCAGATCACGATGAAGGACGGCGTCGTTGAGCAAAGCAACTTTCACGATTACCCGGTGCTGCGGATGGCTGAGATGCCGAAGATGGAAGTGCATATCGTGCCCGGCGGGACTGCGCCAACCGGTGTCGGCGAACCAGGCACGCCACCGATTGCGCCGGCGGTGTCGAACGCGATTTTCGCGTTGACGGGGAAACGGTTGAGGGAGATGCCGTTCAAGGTTTAGGCGGGCGAATGGTCATCACTCGGAAACAAGCCGAGCGGTAAAAGAACACTGTCGTTCCCGCGTCCCGTAGGGACTTCCGTTGGTCGCAGCGGGAATCCATGTGCTTCGTTGTTTCACGAAAAGGCAACAACTTGGATTCTTGCGGCGGAAAGCCCTGCATGGCTTTCCGGTTCAGCAGGTGCGCCCTACCGGATACGAAATCCCTGTCTCACCTTGCACGGGCATGAAAGGTATTTGAGCGCGCCAACAAGAAAGACAAACGCCAGCACCGGCGCGCCTTCCCGGTCGAAAACGCCACGAAAGCCGCGTCAGTGCTTGAGTTTGACGATATAGTTCGCAGGCGGACCGCTTCCAATCGGCACGCGCATCGTTGGCATTGTCATTGCTCAAAATTGTGTATCGTTGTGTTCGTGCCGCCTTCGCCGCGGCGAACCTCAATTTCCCGCACCAGGAACGTCTGTTCATGACAAATTTTGCGAAATCGATGAAGTTTGCTGTGGTTGCGTTGGCACTGCTCATTGCCGCGCCCGTCGCAAGCCAGGCGCAGCCGGTGATCCCCATTATCCCCAATACACATCCGCGCATCCTGCTGGTCGGGGCCGAGCTGCAGCGGATGCGTAACGATCTCACCGGCAATCTGCCGGCCGCGACGCGCTTTCGCAACATGGTGGACGGTCAACTTGCAGACGCGAATTATTACGGGTACGAGCCGTGGTATTCGGCCATGATCGGCGTGATTCAGGGCACGTCCACATTCCCGCAGTATTGCGCGCATGCCGTCACGACCACGGAGGCATTTGTCGCGTCGGAAGAGGCGCTCGTCGCCGGTGGCGACCGGCCCGCGGTGGCGGGGGATTCGTATCTGGAAGTGGGCGGCATGGTGGGCAATGTCGCGCTGGTCTATGACTGGTGCTACGCGAATCTTTCGCCCGCGCAGCGCACGCGCTGGATGGACTACGCGAGCCGCGCCATTGCAAACGTGTGGGACCCGGATAATGCGACGTGGGGCGGCCGGCCGTATCCGTGGAGCGGCTGGTCGATCAATAACCCGGTCAACAATTACTATTACTCGTTCCTGCGCGCGACCATGCTTTATGGCCTCGCCACCAAGTATGAGCGCGCGGATGCGGACGGCTGGATCGCCCAGTTCCGCACCAGCAAGATCGGCAATCAACTGGCGCCGCTGTTCAACAGCGATCTGGTCGGCGGCGGCTCGCGCGAGGGCACCGGCTACGGCACGGCGATGAAGGGCCTTTTCAATCTCTATTACCTCTGGGAAAAGACCACCGGTGAACGCATCGCGGATCTCACCACGCACACCCGCGCCAGCATGCCGTACCTGCTGCATTCGATCGTGCCGACGCGCGATCGCATCGCGCCGATCGGCGATCACGCGCGCGATTCCACCGCGACGTTCTACGATTACCAGCGCGAATCGCTGCTGGCGCTGGCCACGCTGTATGCAGGCACGCCGGTGGCGCGGCGCACGCGCGCGGAACTGGCGCTCTCCAGCCTGCCGGAGATGTCGAGCGCGTTCAATATCGTCTATGACTATCTGTACGCCGCGACCGATCCCGGCGCGGCGGCCAATCTCAACACGGTCTATCGCGGCGCGGGCACCGGACACATCTTCGCCCGAACGGCATGGACAACGAACGCAACCTGGCTGGGCTTTCTCGCCGGGCCGTACACCGAATCGCACGCGCATCAGGACGGGCTGTCGATCCTGTTGTTCAAGAACGGCTGGCTGGTGAACGACGCGAACATGCAATCGCACAGCGGCATCCAGCAGGGCCAGGAATCTCACGCGCTGGTCACGCAGCGGGTCGGCGGGCAATTGCTTCCGATGTACGAACACCCGAACTCCAGCGCGCAGCTCACCGCACTTTCGCACCGGCCGCTGTATCTTTACGCGGCGGCGAATCAGGGCACGCTGTTCAATCATCCGAATACCGGCAATCCCGGTGCGCAGTCAAAACGCGAGATCGTTTTCCTGAAACCCGACGTGCTCATCGTCTTCGATCGCGTCCAGTACACGCCGGGCGCGTCGATCAAGACTTTTCAGTTGCCCACACCGTATCTGCCGGCGATCAGCGGGCGGTCCGCCACCGTCAGCAATGGCACCAGTTCGCTCAAATTGCATGCCGTCGCGCCTGCGTCGGCGACCTTGACCAGCATCGCGCTGCCGGCCATCGACGCGGATTTCAACGATGGATACCGCATCGATGTCAGCGTCACCGGCAGCGGTGAGACGAAGTTCATGAATGTGCTTGCCATCGACAATGCCGCGACGCTGGTGACCGGCTCCCCGACCGATAGCGGCGAAGTCACCATCGCGCTCGCCGATGGCCGCAGCGTGCTGCTGCGTTTCAATGCTGGCGCGCCCGGCGGCAGCATTGAGATCCGTAACAGCGGCGGGCAGGTGCTGGTATCGGAACCGTTTGCCAGCACCGTCGAGACGCTCGCGGAAACGATACCCACGCAGGAAACACTGACCGTGACGCGTTCCGGAACCGGCGCGGGTACGGTGACATCGCTGCCGGCCGGTATCAATTGCGGGGTTTCGTGTACAGGCGTTTTCGACAGCGGCACGATCATCACGCTCAGCGCCACCGCCAATGGCGGTTCGACTTTCACCGGATGGACCGGCGCGGGTTGTTCAGGCACCGGCACCTGTCAGGTCACGCTCGGTGCGGCGACCAGCGTTGATGCGTCGTTCGCGCTGATTCCGCTAACCGCGACGGGTGCGCCCATCGGCCTAATTGGTACGCCAGGCAATGGGCAGCTCGCCATTGGCTTTACGCCGCCGGCATCAAATGGCGGCGCGCCGATCACCGGCTACACGCTCAACTGCACGGCAGGTGTGAACAACCACACCGCGACCGGCGCGAACACACCGCTGGCGTTGACCGGTCTTACCAACGGCACCGCCTACGATTGCAGCGTGACGGCGAGCAACAGTGTCGGACCCGGCCCGGCATCGGCCAGCGTGACGGTGACGCCAATCATCGGTGCAACGCTGACACTCGTCGGCGTGCAGTCACGCAAAGTGCATGGGAGCGCGGGCACATTCGATCTGCCCGTCAAGCTCAATGAAGTCATCAACGGCGCTATCACGGTTGAACCGCGCACCATCGGTGCCGGGCATACGCTGCGGTTCCAGTTCAATGACGCGATCACGTCGATTGGCAGCGCAACGGTTACCGATGCGGCGCTAACCTCCGCCGGGACCGCAACGCCGGCGATCTCTGGCAACGCCGTCGTCGTCACGTTAACGGGCGTGTCCGACAACAAGCGCGTAACGGTGTCCGTGCTCGGCGTGAATAGCGTGGGCGGACCGAATTTCAGTGTGTCGCTTGGGTTCCTGGTGGGCGACGTCAACCATTCCCTCGCCGTGAACGCGAGCGATATCAGCGCGGTCAAGGCACACGCGACACAAACGACGGCTGTCACCAATTTCAATGTCGATCTGAACGCCGACGGTGTGATCGGCAATGCGGACATTTCGGCGGTGAAGGCGCGGTCGGGGCTGGCGATGCCGTGAGAAGGTGAGCGAGCGAATAGTAAAGGCAAACTCCAGCACCCGTGCGCCTTCCAGGCCGAAAAAGCCCGGAACGCCTCGCCAGTGCTAGAGTTTATTTGGTGCGTCTGCATCATGCGCGCTGGCAGACGAATCACGCCAATCATCCCGTCCAACCCATTCTGCCAACGTGTGCCCGCGATGACGCGCTTGCCGTTGCCTACTCCGCGTTGATTTTTCGGATCAGATTCCCGCTGGTATCGAAGTACAAGAACAGCTCGCCGCCCGCGTACGGACGTGCGGCATCTCGCGGGGAATGGCGCTTCGTCAACGTCACGCGGACGCGCCATTGCTTCCCTTCGCGCTGCGCTTTGTAGGTGCAAGGCGTGACGGTGTTGCAACTTGCCTTTGTGTAGCGCTTTGCCGCGAGGATGGCGGAGGCTGTATTGGTGATTGCGCTGGATTCGGCGGCGAGGCACAGACTCGCGGTCATTGCGATTGCGGCTGCCAAAATGTGGTACTGGCGATTCATATCATGATCGTATGGAATAGACGGCAGGCAAGAGTAGAGCGAAGCAGCATTTTTCATCCGTCAGAATTGATGCCGGTATTAGGCACTAACTGACCTTGCATATTGCATTTTCCGCTTGCACTCTTAAATTAAATCCAGACATGAATTGAAAAACATAGTGGAGATCCGGATCTGGTGGAGACGCAGTGAAAAAACAATCCTCTGTGGCCTGTTTTGGTTCCACAAATGAAACGCAATGGAGACAATCATCTTCTGAATATGGCAGTTCGGAATCGCGGGGCGCGGCAGAAAGGTACGAGACCCCGCTAGCCACAATCACATTTCGCTTTGGCCGTCATTGGGAACCCATTCACCAATTCCACGCGTCCAACGAAGAGTCAACTGTCGTGTGGCAACATCATAAGAAAAGCCACGAAAGTCGAAATTGTTGTGGAGATCATAAACGTCGTCACCGATCTCAAGATCGATGTTCGCAAGCTGGAAATCATGCAATTGCATTTTTAGTGCCTAAATTACTCAAAGAAATCAAAGGCGCCGTGGTCGATATTTTTCTCAGTGCGCCACAGATATCGACCACGGCCGCGTTGACGGAAGTGTTCGGCATCATTGGGCGGCAGGACGGTTCTTTCCTAGTCGTCGGACAGTATTTGCTGCGCCATGTTGTCAACCGTCACGGGACTTTCGAAGTAGGTGACGGTTGGGTCAGTGCCGTACTTCTCGCGGACGAATGAGCGCCACGCTTCGGTATACATCGCTTCTGCCTCGGGCCTCGAATTCCAAAGATAGACGCCACCCGCCGTTCCGCCGTCTTGGGATAGCACGTAGTGCTTTCGAAGCAATCCTTGCACGCCTTGATATTTCGGCGCCGTGCTAAGGAAGATGCGGCGAGCTTCCTCGCGGGTGATTGGTTTTGGCAGAGTGAAATTGACAATGACGATGATCAATTGGACCTCCTGTTGTGCTGTGCGAATTTAAGCGGCCGTGGTCGATTTTTTGGCGCACTGCGAAAAATATTAACTACAGCCCCTTTGATTACCCGGAACGTATCGAGCATCGTTTCCCTCTGGCGAATTAAATTGTGAGGCGCCGCGCTCTTGCGGCGTCCAGCGACGAAAAGGTACGAGGCTGAGCGCCGGGTTGTGCGTCATTGCCAGCGCCCTATCTTTCCGTGGTCAGAAAACGAACCGCTAAGCGCGGGCAACTCAGGCACTGCCATGATTCTTGCCTTTAATTCGTGGCTAACCACACCACTTGGTGATTCTCGTTTTTCGTAAGGGCCACCTGGAAGCGCCCAGTCGAACACGTACAGGCCATGATCAGCGTAGTCTTTCCAGACTTCTGGTGTTCCAGATCGTGGGGCATTTAGCGAATCCGAGACTGACGAGTGATCCGCATAGTGTTCAGCGACTGATATCGGAATGAATCCCTCTCCGGCGGTAGCGAAAAGAGCCAGATTGCCGTCGCAGTCAGCGGCAAACCAGTCGAACTCAATTCCACTCAGGTCAGGAAGCATGGCTCAGCCTATGACGCACAACTTGAAATGGGCACCTAAAAAGTTGCCCGTAGGAGTGGATAAGTGCTGCGCATGCACGCAGTATTCATGGATCGCCACCTTCGAAATCAATGCATTAACGCAAGTTATCACACCCCGAACGAAATCGACAAACACACCTGTCGGTGAATTGGGCGACCAGTCCCGCACACGAGTCGAAAACTCAAGCATTGGCGCGGTGTTTGGAGCCTTTTCGTGCCACGAAGCTCGCCGATGCGGGAGTTTGTCATCCACCGCACTCATCATGCAGAGATATCAAAACTTCGCGCGTCTCGCAATCCATCACCATTGAGGAACCACTCCGCCGTGAATTACACTAACCCTCCATGAAACTCTCCTTGCTCGCCTCAACACGTTCCCGCTGGATCGCCGCATTGGTGGCGATATTCTTTTTCGGCGGTTGCGCGTACATCGAAACCAAGCAGGGCGAATGGATTTTCAATCCGGTGCAGGGCGAGTGGCGCGGCTATCGCGGGCCGCCGGCGGAATTCAGGGAGCAGTGGATTCCGGTCGGCAAGCGCGATGAAAAACTGCATGCATGGTGGGCGCCGGTGGCTGATCCGAATGCGCCGGTACTGCTGTATCTGCACGGCGCGCGCTGGAATTTGACCGGCAGCGTGTCGCGCATTCCGCGTTGGAACCGCATGGGATTTTCGGTGCTGGCGATCGACTATCGCGGCTTCGGCAAGAGCGTCGCCGCCGATGGCGCCGCGCCCAGCGAGGCGAGCGCCAATGAGGATGCGGAAGCGGCGTGGAAGTACCTGGCGACGCTGGCGCCGCAATCGAAGCGTTTCATTTTCGGGCATTCGCTGGGCGGCGCCATGGCAACACAGGTGGCGCTCAAGTATCCGCAGGCGGATGGGTTGATTCTGGAAGGTACCTTCACATCGATTCCGGACATGCTCAAGGAAACCCGCTGGGGATTTATCCCGGTCGGCTTTCTGGTGACGCAGACCTTCAACAGTCTTGACCGCATCCGCGAAGTGACCATGCCGGTGCTGGTCGCGCACGGCACGGCGGACGAGATCGTGCCGTTCGCAATGGGGGAACGATTGTTCGCCGCCGCGAAAGCGCCGAAACGATTCTTCCGCGCCGAGGGCGGTTCGCATCATAA is a window of Betaproteobacteria bacterium DNA encoding:
- a CDS encoding alpha/beta fold hydrolase, which produces MKLSLLASTRSRWIAALVAIFFFGGCAYIETKQGEWIFNPVQGEWRGYRGPPAEFREQWIPVGKRDEKLHAWWAPVADPNAPVLLYLHGARWNLTGSVSRIPRWNRMGFSVLAIDYRGFGKSVAADGAAPSEASANEDAEAAWKYLATLAPQSKRFIFGHSLGGAMATQVALKYPQADGLILEGTFTSIPDMLKETRWGFIPVGFLVTQTFNSLDRIREVTMPVLVAHGTADEIVPFAMGERLFAAAKAPKRFFRAEGGSHHNLTGSFFEDYQKAVFELFKLNGQGGASASVGRTLSPPSVSSIGAASR